A single genomic interval of Alligator mississippiensis isolate rAllMis1 chromosome 15, rAllMis1, whole genome shotgun sequence harbors:
- the SP1 gene encoding transcription factor Sp1: protein MSDQESPEEVAVVKSEKIEGGGDSSSNSISEGNGEGQESQPSPLALLAATCSRIESPNENSNSSQSQQGGSGELDLTAATAQLAQSANGWQIISTGSAAPATSKEQGSNGNNGSDSSKSRPVSTGQYVVAATPNLQNQQVLAGLPGMIPNIQYQVIPQFQTVDGQQLQFATTPTPVNVQQDASGQLQIIPGTNQQIITSRAGTGNILAAMPNLLQQAVPIQGVGLGNNSLSGQTQYVANVPVALNGNITLLPVNSVAASLAPTSQTVTLSSSGSPDSSSQPVTSGIAISSSGLATSITSSGAFFTNANSFSTTTTPSNMGIVNFSTSGTMGTNVQVQTPPRVSNDQNSDSVQNQVALQPGQQKEADQNQQSQQQQILIQPQLVQGGQAIQALQTAPLSGQTFTAQAISQDALQNLQLQAVPNSGPIIIRTPTMGPNGQVSWQTIQLQNPATQTITLAPLQGVSLGQTGSTSTTLTPSGTVTVNAAQLSSMPGLQTINLSALGASGIQVHQLQGLPLAIANAAGDHAAQLGLHGAGGDGLADDGTAVEEGETSPDPQPQQSRRVRREACTCPYCKDSEGRASGDPGKKKQHICHMPGCGKVYGKTSHLRAHLRWHTGERPFVCSWMYCGKRFTRSDELQRHKRTHTGEKKFACPECPKRFMRSDHLSKHIKTHQNKKGGPAGNVAMSVPMDTAASSEGSSGAAQSALIATNMVAMEAICPEGIARLTGGGIMQVADLQSINISGNGF from the exons ATGAGCG ACCAAGAGAGCCCCGAAGAAGTGGCTGTGGTGAAGTCTGAGAAAATAGAAGgaggtggtgacagcagcagcaacagcatcagTGAAGGCAATGGGGAGGGTCAG GAATCCCAGCCTTCTCCCTTGGCTCTGCTGGCAGCCACATGCAGTAGGATTGAGTCTCCCAATGAGAACTCAAACAGCTCCCAGAGCCAGCAAGGCGGCTCGGGCGAGCTGGACCTCACAGCCGCCACTGCTCAGCTTGCCCAGAGCGCCAATGGCTGGCAAATCATTTCCACTGGCTCAGCAGCGCCTGCCACCTCTAAGGAGCAAGGGAGCAACGGCAACAATGGCAGTGACTCATCAAAGAGCCGCCCTGTGAGCACTGGGCAGTACGTGGTTGCTGCCACCCCCAATCTGCAGAACCAGCAGGTGTTGGCTGGCTTGCCCGGTATGATCCCCAACATCCAGTACCAGGTAATCCCACAGTTCCAAACTGTGGACGGGCAGCAATTACAGTTTGCCACTACCCCGACCCCAGTGAACGTCCAGCAGGATGCCTCTGGCCAGCTTCAGATCATCCCTGGGACGAACCAGCAGATCATTACAAGTAGAGCTGGCACAGGCAACATTTTAGCAGCCATGCCAAATCTCTTACAGCAGGCTGTGCCCATCCAGGGTGTCGGCTTAGGCAATAATAGCCTCTCGGGACAAACACAATATGTGGCCAATGTCCCTGTGGCTTTGAATGGCAATATCACCTTGCTGCCTGTCAACAGTGTGGCAGCCAGCTTGGCTCCCACATCTCAGACGGTCACTTTAAGTAGCTCGGGTTCTCCAGACAGCAGCTCACAACCAGTCACTTCTGGCATTGCCATCAGCTCTTCCGGCCTGGCCACTTCCATCACTAGCTCTGGCGCATTTTTCACCAATGCCAATAGCTTCTCGACGACCACCACACCCAGTAACATGGGCATCGTGAATTTTTCCACCAGTGGAACCATGGGAACAAATGTGCAGGTCCAGACGCCCCCAAGGGTTAGCAACGATCAGAACTCGGACTCTGTTCAGAACCAGGTGGCCCTTCAGCCAGGTCAGCAGAAGGAGGCTGATCAAAACcagcagtcccagcagcagcagatctTAATACAGCCTCAGCTTGTCCAAGGAGGCCAAGCTATTCAGGCCCTTCAAACTGCTCCGCTCTCTGGTCAGACCTTTACTGCCCAAGCCATCTCCCAGGATGCCTTGCAGAACCTTCAGCTCCAAGCAGTCCCCAACTCTGGGCCGATTATTATCCGAACACCGACCATGGGGCCCAACGGGCAGGTCAGCTGGCAGACAATCCAGCTGCAGAACCCAGCCACTCAGACAATCACCTTGGCCCCACTGCAAGGTGTATCGCTGGGGCAAACTGGGAGCACCAGCACAACTCTTACCCCTAGTGGCACCGTCACCGTGAATGCCGCTCAGCTCTCCTCCATGCCAGGCCTTCAGACCATTAATCTCAGCGCTTTGGGAGCATCTGGCATCCAGGTCCATCAGCTTCAAGGACTGCCACTGGCTATAGCCAACGCTGCTG GTGACCACGCTGCTCAGCTGGGCCTCCATGGGGCAGGTGGTGATGGGCTGGCAGATGATGGCACTGCTGTGGAAGAAGGGGAGACGAGTCCAGACCCGCAGCCTCAGCAAAGCCGGAGAGTGCGGCGAGAAGcctgcacttgtccatactgCAAAGACAGCGAAGGGAG GGCCTCTGGGGATCCAggcaaaaagaagcagcacatCTGCCACATGCCAGGCTGTGGCAAGGTGTACGGCAAGACCTCGCACCTGCGGGCACACCTGCGCTGGCACACAGGCGAGCGCCCCTTCGTGTGCAGCTGGATGTACTGCGGCAAGCGCTTCACGCGCTCAGACGAGCTCCAAAGGCACAAGCGCACGCACACAG GTGAGAAGAAGTTTGCTTGCCCCGAGTGCCCCAAGCGTTTCATGAGGAGCGACCACCTGTCCAAACACATCAAGACACACCAGAACAAGAAGGGCGGCCCGGCCGGAAATGTGGCCATGAGCGTCCCCATGGACACAGCAGCCTCCTCAGAGGGCAGCAGCGGGGCCGCTCAGTCTGCCCTCATTGCCACCAACATGGTGGCCATGGAagccatctgccctgagggtaTCGCCCGCCTCACTGGCGGTGGCATCATGCAGGTGGCAGACCTCCAATCCATTAACATCAGCGGCAATGGCTTCTGA